CGTTTCCCTGACTAGCCTCGATAATTTGCCGGCCATCGCCGCTTGCCTGCTGCCACTGTTGTAAGGCCGCGAGATCGTCGGCGGTATAAGTATCGCGCTTGTTGGCGATAATAATGTCAGCGGCGGCAAGCTGATCGCGGAAGTTCTCATTTACTGTGTAACGTGTTTCACTTAACTGGCGTGCATCCAGCAGACACAGCGTGGACTGTAATGTCAGCCAGGGCTGATAGATATCACTCGTCAGCAAGGAGAGAATTTGTTTCGGGTGGCCGAGCCCCGTGGGTTCGATGAGCAACCGATGAGGCTTTTTCTGTTGCAGCAGCATATTCAGGCCAAGCTGCATCGGCAAGCCGTTCACGCAGCACATGCAGCCGCCGGGAATTTCTTTCAGGACGGCACCGCTGTCCGCCAGTAACGCACCGTCAATGCCCACTTCGCCGAATTCATTGACCAGCACCGCCCAGACTTCGTCCTCAGGCTTTTGCGACAGAAGATGACGAATCGTGGTGGTTTTTCCACTACCCAGAAATCCCGTAATCAAATTGACTTTCGTTAGCATGGCAGGCTCCTAATGCGGGGGAGGGGTGACGTGTGCCGGATTGGTCATCCGGCGACAAGTATTGTGCGGAAAGCACAATATAGACTGTTAGTCTGCGCGACCCATATAGCGACGTTCTGGAATATGAATGCGGATCTTTTCACCTGCGCTCAGATATTCTGGAACAGGGATAACCAGACCTGTGCTCATGGTCGCAGGTTTGTTGCGCGAACTGGCTGAAGCACCTTTAATGCCCGGTGCCGTCTCAATAATTTCCAGATCGACCGTTTGTGGCAGTTCCAGCGCGATGATTTGGCCGTCCCAGCTCAATACCTGAATCCCCGGCATGCCGCCTTCAGGGATAAACAGCAGCTCTTCTTCTATTTGATCTTTTTTGAAGAGGTAAGGAGTGTAGTCCTCATCATCCATAAAGACATACTCATCGCCGTCAATATAGGAAAAAGTAACCGTGCGGCGCGTCAGCGTGATGGTATCGATAATGTCGTCGCCTTTAAAACGTTCTTCCACTTTCAAACCCGTGCGGACATCAGAAAAACGCATTTTGTACAGCGTGCTGGCTCCGCGGGCGCTAGGGCTCTGGACGTCGATGTCCTTTACCAGCAATAACTTGTCGTTATAGTTAACGACCATTCCGCGTTTAATCTCGTTCGCTCTTGCCATAAAAATTACCTGCTATAAAGGAGTGTGATTTTTGTGGCGACACGTTACTCGCGCCGGAGAATTCAGGCAAGCATAAGATACGTGGTCTTATATTGGTTTTTGGTAGAAGGGCTGTTATGGTGGCGCTCTCTACTTCTTGTCAGCCCACCGGAGAGCCTGCTGATGGACTGTCGCCCCCATTGCGGTGCCTGCTGCATCGCGGCATCGATTTCAACGCCAATGCCGGGCCTGCCGCACGGCAAGCCCGCGAACACGCCCTGTATCCATCTTGATGACGCGATGCGCTGCGGATTATTTCATTCACCGTTGCGACCCGCGGTCTGCGCAGGGCTACAGCCGCGCGCAGATATGTGTTTCAGCCATCGGGATGAGGCGATGATTTACTTGCTCAAACTGGAAGCCGATACGGCACCTTAACGTGCGACCATCAGGCGTCTTTGATACGCCACATACAATAGATGGAACCGACGATCATCAGCAGGGCGAAGAAGAAAACGGCGTGATAGTTCCAGATTTCCGCAACGATCCCAGC
The genomic region above belongs to Pectobacterium colocasium and contains:
- a CDS encoding CobW family GTP-binding protein codes for the protein MLTKVNLITGFLGSGKTTTIRHLLSQKPEDEVWAVLVNEFGEVGIDGALLADSGAVLKEIPGGCMCCVNGLPMQLGLNMLLQQKKPHRLLIEPTGLGHPKQILSLLTSDIYQPWLTLQSTLCLLDARQLSETRYTVNENFRDQLAAADIIIANKRDTYTADDLAALQQWQQASGDGRQIIEASQGNVDRQLLDQPRYNMRELPDGAHHHAHQPKNGLAALQLPGGQSWRRSLNQGQGYHACGWIFAPETAFDTAALLDWVRLSPVSRVKGVMRIKEGTLVVNRQGHDLHIETRSAAPIDSRIEIINETPAEWNTLQASLLKARLANVD
- the yeiP gene encoding elongation factor P-like protein YeiP codes for the protein MARANEIKRGMVVNYNDKLLLVKDIDVQSPSARGASTLYKMRFSDVRTGLKVEERFKGDDIIDTITLTRRTVTFSYIDGDEYVFMDDEDYTPYLFKKDQIEEELLFIPEGGMPGIQVLSWDGQIIALELPQTVDLEIIETAPGIKGASASSRNKPATMSTGLVIPVPEYLSAGEKIRIHIPERRYMGRAD
- a CDS encoding YkgJ family cysteine cluster protein — encoded protein: MDCRPHCGACCIAASISTPMPGLPHGKPANTPCIHLDDAMRCGLFHSPLRPAVCAGLQPRADMCFSHRDEAMIYLLKLEADTAP